In the genome of Epinephelus moara isolate mb chromosome 14, YSFRI_EMoa_1.0, whole genome shotgun sequence, the window TCGCCTCATGCTTTCACTTTCATGAATCCAGCTGCCATTCTAGGAAGCTTTAGACTCttatgtaaattaaaatcaacACAGTGTTGTAAAGTCAGGTCTTAGTGCATCTCGATAAATGAATTTATAGGATGTTTCTGGTGACTAAGTGTAGTGGATCTTTCTCCGTGACATTTACAACCCATTCCATGATCTAACCTCTGACCTCAGACTGACCCAGCAGGGTGATGACAGGGTCATCGTAGCCTCACAAACAGAGACATGAGACATAGTACAGTCTCCCCTGGGTCAAATTACACATGATATGTTGAGTGGCCTGCCTGTGACAGTTCCTATTTCAACATGTCATCACttgaaaacatttcagagaCACGTGCGGGCGAGGGCTAACTGAAGCACTATaagaacagaacaaaaaaagagagagatagatAATCCAACCTCTTGATGGCCTTGTAGCAGATGATGATggctgagaggaggaagacgacTGAGGCACAGCCCACTGTTCCAAGCACTATAAGGTCCATCTCCATCCACCATGGCCTCAACAAAGGCACCATGGGCTctgccacttaaaaaaaagagcagaagaaggggcaggaggagagagattTGGATACAGAAGAGGAGAATCAGAAGGATgtatttaacaaaataaatcagtaaaaatcagttcaaaacttaaaaacatgatCACAGTGTTAGACACAGCACTGCCTTGAGTTGTTAGATCCTTAGTGATTGCATTATACAACGCGATAACAAAGGCAGCGTGGAGGTGATTTTTCTTCCCTGCTCTGAGTTGGGATGTAGCCGTGTCCTCGCCTGTTCTGTAGGTCTTAGGTTCAACGTTCAAAGATATCCAACCCGACACCATGAATCATTTAAGGTCCCGTCAGCCTTCCTTACACCAGCACTCTTGTCCACACCAATTACTGTTGCAGGAACCTCCTGCTCTTTCCACATTAGATCTATGGTGTAAGACCACTCACCAGGAATGTTGTATAACATTATGTGCATCAGCAACTTTGTGTCTGTAATGCAGAACTTCTCTCGTCTCTTTCTGCTGCATTTGGTGCTCTCCCAGCATCTATAAATCAGTTTAGTCATGTGCATATCTATACGTCTATCTATCCATGGATGCTGCTTTGTTCCAGTTTTGTGCTCCCTGAGAAAATACACGGTGCTGCATATCGTACCAGAATCGTAGCTCCTGCATTTACAGTTATTTTGTTATGAATGAGAGGAAGGGTTTACACCATAGCAACAAATACTCCTTAGTAATGCTGTGGACTATTTTCCAACACAGCACATTTCTACGGAGCAAATAACAAGGCACGGCTCTCCCCAGTACAGCACACCACATCATAAGTCACTATGAATTTAAAAGCTCCTCTCAGCCAAACTTCCATTTTAATCCTGCGTTTTGTCAACGGCTGTAGGATTTAATTCAGTCAGTGGTACGGATCTACTTCATTGTGATAAAGCACACGCCTTTGAAGGACTTCGGAAACCATTTTTAGCACGCACAGACTTACTTAACAGTgccaatttctctctctctctctctctttttttttttagacttttaGCAGATAGATAAGGTCTCAGCCATTGTCCCAGTTTTTCCACGTTAGCTATGCATATTCATTGCATTTTTAAAGAAGCAAAATTTCATCTCTAACCGTTCTGCAAATTGGGCTTCTGAAGGAATATCAAGATAATTATGCGCCTGTATAGATTAAATTGagaactgaagaaaaaaaaagtgaattatTCATGGTGTCTCCACCCTCTGCAAACATTTCCATGTAAAGTTGAAAAGGAATAGAAATTGGCCTGCTTATCATATTTAtcatgacacactgctgtttATGGATGCAGCGTTCAGAGTTCCACTCATGCGTTGGCTGTAATTGGGCGTTCaaccccccccaccaccaccaccaccaccaccttaGCTTACAGTCAGATGGTCCTGACAGCATTAATGCAGTGACCAACATTTACAGAAGGGTCTATAACTCTTGAGAGGTAGCTCACATGGTGAGTCAGGAGGGAAAGAGGTCCTTTTAAATTGATCAGACAGAAAGAAATCATTGGAACTGATTGATTAAAACCTTTACACTGCTGCCTGTTGAGACTTTGATGATTAAGTGCTCCTCCCTACTCATAATATTAAGGGCTCAGGGTGAGTGATTCTAAAGAGTCACAGTAATAGCTCAGAATGGCTGCATCATCAGCATCGCTTGTCCcatatttcagtgcactgttCATTAAGGTGCTCGGGACTTCATACAAATCATATCAACTCTCCGCGAGCAGGCTGGTGAAATATGTTCGCCTATCTGTCAATGGATTTACCATCTCAGAGGGAGTGTCGGAGGAAGAACTGCTGCAACAGGCAGTGGATCCCAACAGATATACTCGCTTGTTGTGTACAAGcaccaacacacaaaacacacacaccctcattGCCGCCAGCTCAACTTCAAAACGAAGCTAAAAGTACTGGGCTGGTTCATTAGCCCCTTATCTCTATCAAATTAAAGCTAATTTAATTAACTCATCTGTGTTTTAATCAGGGGTCCTCCGGGGGAAACCCTACCACTGAACCACTGAGCTTGGCAGCCCAGCAGGCATGGATTTCACAGGCAGCTGGGTACTCCCCAAGGTCAGACCCAGCATAAATTAGTCCTGTGTTCAGCTGTCAACATCCTGCTGGCTCTATCACACGCACAGACGCACATGTGCAAAACAGTGCCCATGCACGGGCGCTCACACAGTAATCTCAGGGGGCTGATGGTAGATTTTTCTTTTGAGCATAAAAGGAAACACTCCACGTCAAAACAGTTCCTTGAGACTAGCCAGTTGCTTGACACCTGCGTTTGGCTAGGAATGAGAGATCCAACTGTGGGGCGAGAGCAGACTGAGAGTGAGACAGACTTGGAGCAAGACAGGTGTGAAACCTGGAAGCGTGAGCTGGGAGTCTTACCTGTGGTGCCCAGTAGCCGTGGGGGAGGCGGTGGAGGCGGCGGAGGGGGAAGGGGAGGGTATCTTCTACAGTGGCATGCCAGCTGGCACTGTTCACTAACTTTCTCCGCCACAGTCCGTGAGCATGACCTCTGGAGTTCTCCCTTAtggtgagggagagagaaagagagagacattgAAATGACTGAGCCACTGTCCTTCAGTGCATTACTCATGAGTGCCTTTAGCACAACACCGTGCAGCACAAATGGAGATGCTTGAACACTCAGCAGCCTCTTAGTTAGCAGCACTGTGGATATCCTCTCAGCATTCTTTTTTGTATCACGGCTCACAGTGTTGTTGTCACCGGGGCTGCTGTGTATGTAGTACATGCAGAATAGTATCACGTCTATGGCTGCAGCCCGCTCCCTGTAAGAAACCACCCACCAACAGAGTGGGCAGCAGGCTGCCCCGAGGAGTGTGCGTGGGTGGACTTGGAAACTCAAGCAGATCACATTACACATGAACCCTGGCAACACTGTGTGCGTGTGAACAACAGCTCACCACTATCTGTAGGCAGCAGCACGGGGCAGAGGTTAGAATACTCATCACTAACATATGCCTGCTGCAGGGATCCTGGTGGGATAACTGAATATTGTTATCATAAAAACACAGTTGGCTACTCCATGTTCCCACTACAAGagagctgagtgtgtgtgtgtgtgtgtgtgtgtgtgtgtgtgttctcatgcCTTACTGGAAACTCTACACATGCATGCCTGTCAGTATTTCCTAAACAGAGGTGCACTGGTGATCCCAACATCTGGTGTAAACACACAATTCATTGCACATTGATTGCAGCATAATAAGTTACTTAAAAACACTCCTTATCCATCCAGTAAATCAAACTCCAGGTACATTAGTGCAACATCTTCTCATGCGTAAAATGACAAGCGGCGCGCCTGAGCATGATCCTTACCTGGCATGAGAGTAAAAACAGTGAAAGAAGGCAATGACCGAAGAAAAAAGGCCAAAAACTTAAAGTAAATGGCATTAGATCTTGGACCAGCATTCCTCTTGCGCTGTTCTCGAAGATACTAGGCAGCGATTCCAACAAATGAATGCAGTATACATAGGCTTGAACTGTTTGGGAAATAACCATCCACCCTGTCCAGTTCAGCGGCGATATCTGTGACAAGCGTCTCCAGAAATAGTTTATGCCACAATCATTTTCCTCTTGAAATCCCGTTGTCGGTAGCATAGGACAGGCGAGCCGGTGGAATGAGTAGCAAATCTCGATAATTCACATCTCGAAAGTAGTTTCTTTGCTTATTGGCACTCAGATAGCGACCTGAATCACGCCGCTACTCCGTGCAATGTGAGGGCGGTAGATGGCCCGTACCTTACATCCCTCCTCGGCTGCAAGCATGAGTGCAAATGGGCCACTCAAGCCATCGAAGttgaagagaggagaagaaaaaaaaaccgaACAAGAGAGGGATCCTCAGGAATATCGTGCGGCAGGATTCCTCACAATAAAACCACACATGCCCTCAACTTATCTAGGCTGAATACTGTATGGGCGAGTCCGGAGGGCAGAGCCGAGGGTTAAACTGATGCATCCCCCTCTGTGCCAAAATACAGCGGGCTGTTTTATACGGGAGCATCACCGCCGCGCACTTGATGCAGCGCTCACATCAGCTCCTCCTGACAGCGTGTGCTCAAACAAATTCACCCTCCGCTTCTCCAAAAGTCCCCCCAcctcctaaacacacacacacacacacacacacacacacacacacacacatacagtgagaGGGGAAGAAGGAGGTTATGGAGGCGGCGGTAATGTCAGctgggttttgtttgtttttgtttatgtttgtgtttgatttttttttttatagtggtCCAGGCTGAAAGTATAGCCCACAATGCGTGGAGGCGAGTCCGTAAGGATGACGCGTACTAGACCGAATTAAAGTcaagtggagagagagagagggagagtgcaAGACGCCTACCGACTGAAAACACTGCCGTACCCATGTTTGATGTGCTGTGTGCCTGCTAGAACACTCCAATGTCCCAAAGTAGGCTCAGATAAACAATACTGATGTAACCTGGCATTTACTGCTAATGCTCAGCTGCACAGACATTTATAAGATATTTATtggctatttatttttaaacactcagctgcttttttattttattcatttgccACCCATATTGATGATAAGAGGTGATGCTTTGGGCCAGAGTGCAAAGACTCAGACTAAAAtgggcagttttttttttttttttttttaaaagagcagAGTTGCATAAGATTGTTGGTGGTCTTCTTCACAAGGCACAGTTATGAAATTACCCCACAGCCCACAGCCATGTACATGGTACTAGAGAGCCAACGTGACATTCACAGTTTACTGGAATAACAGATAACTGACAGCGGGGATAAAACCACAGTGCTCATCTTAGTGCCATTAAAACAATAGTGTTTGGATCTGTGTGTGAATTTATTCTTTCACACCACATCATTATTCTACATCACATTTATAAAAAGTCCTTGTACTACCCACTCCTAGTACTGGCATTGGCTTATTTTACTGATCACAATCCAAGAGCAGTTAATTGAttgcagaaaattaattggtTATTATTGTTTACTGTTGTCATTCTGCAAGAAAAAGCTGGAAACTACACCCACTTCCTGCGTATCAGTGTAAACTGATTATCTTTGGGTGCTGGGCTGTCTCTTTGACAAACCAAGATATCTGGAGATGTTACTTTAAGATGTAAGATAAAGTGCAGGTCATTTTTTGTCtacttgtggtagttttgtgtttttatgtagtCATTTCAGTGcgtttgaggtcattttgggtTTTACacaggtcattttgtgtctctttcaggggaatcatgtgtgtttttgcactgctttgtagtcgttttgtttCTCctcgtggttgttttgtgtctttttgtagtaattttgtgtctctttgaggtaattttgtgtcttctttggttgttttgtgttgctatgtagtcattttgtgtctctttgtgatcatgTTGTGTCtacttgttgttttgtgtcattttgtagtcatttgagtgtctttgaagtaattttgtgtctcttttgaggtaaccatgtgtgtttttgtgttgctttgcagccattttgtttctcgtcattgttttgtgtctgtttgtggttgttttgattCTCTTTTAGgtaatgttgtcttttttggtcattttgtgttgctatgtagtaattttgtgtctctttgtggtcatgttgagtctacttgtttttgttttgtgtcgttttgtagtcatttgagtgtttttgaggtaattttgtgtctaactgaagtaattttgtgtctcttttcaggTAATcatatgtgttttgtgttgtttagtagtcattttctttctccttgtggttgttttgtgtccttttgtaGTCGTTTTAGGTCTCTGAGAtaattctgtgtctttttgggTTGTTTNttgtggttgttttgcccatgtTTGTAGCCCAttatttgtgtctctgcagttcctttgcatatctttgtggtctttttgagtctcttttcATCAGTACACATTTATTTgattgacattttgcaggtgaagaccaGGGGGGCCCTGagactttgggcccctgggcctgtacCCTTTCAGTGATCCATCCAAGGTTGCAGCCCTAACACAGTTCAAATACTTTGCCCTTCTTTATCCTATATTGTGGAGC includes:
- the prima1 gene encoding proline-rich membrane anchor 1, which codes for SDSVCTRSLAEAVQDTSVGATFKGELQRSCSRTVAEKVSEQCQLACHCRRYPPLPPPPPPPPPPRLLGTTVAEPMVPLLRPWWMEMDLIVLGTVGCASVVFLLSAIIICYKAIKRKPLRKEENGTSRGEYAMSIRNKKAMGTNNTVV